The DNA sequence TGGTCGCTATTATTTTGATGAGTTTCATTTATCCGATTTTCTCAGATTTTGACTTTAACGATGTCAGCAAGGTGAATGATTTCGGTGCGCGTTATATTAAACCAAACGGTCAATATTGGTTTGGTACAGATAGCAACGGGAAATCTCTTTTTGACGGAGTATGGTTTGGAGCTCGTAACTCCATCCTCATTTCTGTCATTGCAACCGTGATTAACTTAGTTATTGGTATTGTGATTGGTGGTATCTGGGGAATTTCAAAAACCGTTGACCGTATCATGATGGAAGTGTACAATATCATTTCTAACATCCCATCTCTCTTGATTGTCATTGTCTTGACTTATTCAATTGGTGCTGGTTTCTGGAACTTGATTTTTGCTATGACCATCACAGGTTGGGTTGGGATTGCTTATACGATTCGTATCCAAATTCTACGTTATCGTGATTTAGAATACAACCTCGCCAGTCGTACATTGGGAACGCCAACGCTTAAAATTATTGTGAAAAATATTATGCCACAGTTGGTTTCTGTGATTGTTACAACTGCTTCACAATTACTTCCAAGTTTCATTTCATACGAAGCTTTTCTGTCTTTCTTTGGTTTGGGACTTCCTGTGACGGTGCCAAGTTTGGGACGGTTAATTTCAGATTATTCACAAAACGTGACAACAAATGCGTATCTTTTCTGGATTCCATTGACAACCTTGATTTTGGTTTCTCTTTCATTGTTCGTTGTCGGTCAAAACTTAGCGGACGCTAGTGATCCACGTACACATAGATAGGAGTAAATATGACACAAGAAAAAAATGTAATATTGACTGCTCGCGATATTGTCGTGGAATTTGACGTTCGTGATAAAGTCTTAACAGCCATTCGTGGTGTTTCGCTTGACCTTATCGAAGGTGAGGTTCTTGCACTTGTAGGAGAATCTGGTTCTGGTAAGTCTGTTTTGACAAAGACATTTACAGGAATGTTAGAGGAAAATGGTCGAGTTGCTCAAGGAACGATTGATTACCGTGGACAAGATTTGACAAAATTGAAGTCTAATAAAGATTGGGAACCTATACGCGGTGTTAAAATTGCAACAATCTTCCAAGATCCGATGACGAGTTTGGATCCTATTAACACAATTGGTAGCCAAATTACAGAAGTGATTATCAAGCATCAAAAGAAAACGCCAAAAGAAGCAAAAGAAATGGCTGTTGACTATATGAATAAGGTCGGCATTCCTGATGCTGAAAAGCGTTTTAATGAATACCCATTCCAATATTCAGGAGGAATGCGTCAACGGATTGTTATCGCTATTGCGCTTGCTTGTCGCCCTGATATCCTTATCTGTGATGAACCAACGACAGCGCTTGACGTTACGATTCAGGCACAAATCATTGATTTGTTG is a window from the Streptococcus anginosus subsp. whileyi MAS624 genome containing:
- the oppC gene encoding oligopeptide ABC transporter permease OppC, with amino-acid sequence MATIDKTKFQFVKRDDFASETIDAPAYSYWKSVMRQFLKKKSTVIMLGILVAIILMSFIYPIFSDFDFNDVSKVNDFGARYIKPNGQYWFGTDSNGKSLFDGVWFGARNSILISVIATVINLVIGIVIGGIWGISKTVDRIMMEVYNIISNIPSLLIVIVLTYSIGAGFWNLIFAMTITGWVGIAYTIRIQILRYRDLEYNLASRTLGTPTLKIIVKNIMPQLVSVIVTTASQLLPSFISYEAFLSFFGLGLPVTVPSLGRLISDYSQNVTTNAYLFWIPLTTLILVSLSLFVVGQNLADASDPRTHR
- a CDS encoding ABC transporter ATP-binding protein, with translation MTQEKNVILTARDIVVEFDVRDKVLTAIRGVSLDLIEGEVLALVGESGSGKSVLTKTFTGMLEENGRVAQGTIDYRGQDLTKLKSNKDWEPIRGVKIATIFQDPMTSLDPINTIGSQITEVIIKHQKKTPKEAKEMAVDYMNKVGIPDAEKRFNEYPFQYSGGMRQRIVIAIALACRPDILICDEPTTALDVTIQAQIIDLLKSLQQEYEFTTIFITHDLGVVASIADKVAVMYAGEIVEYGTVEEVFYDPRHPYTWSLLSSLPQLADDKGELYSIPGTPPSLYSHLQGDAFALRSDYAMEIDFEEKPPQIYVTDTHWAKTWLLHENAPKVNKPAVIDDLHEKISSKMGFAHLDA